In Aequorivita sp. H23M31, a single window of DNA contains:
- a CDS encoding TolC family protein, with amino-acid sequence MMNRILIFSFLLISTCCFSQERQSYSFSLEEAINFALDSNYTSINARRDIAKAIKQKWETTASGLPQIDGNISYNNNLKQPVTLIPAEFGGGESGTYIPLKFGTKQSANAVATLNQLIFDGSYLVGLKAAKTFLNYSENANEKTRLEVRKGVINSYGSVLLAEELVGIFEKNKTNLDKNLKETRAIFENGLTEEESVEQLEITLLDVETELSNARRSYAIAKQMLNLSLGIGVEIPVTLTDDLDELARQNVSLALMDASLSLDDNVDYKIANNLVSQRFLEMQLEKSKALPSLSAFVNYGTSANSETFSFFNGDQKWYQSSIFGVSMHIPIFSSGMRSASTQRHKIALDQAKTDLEQTKEQIRLNLTSARSNYQFAIDNLENSKKNLQLAERIEIKNQVKFTEGLSSSFDLRQAQTQLYTAQQMYFRAMLNVINEKANLETVLNIPELRIDHKNID; translated from the coding sequence ATGATGAATAGAATTTTGATTTTCAGCTTTCTACTTATTTCTACCTGCTGTTTTTCCCAAGAAAGACAGTCTTATAGCTTTAGTCTAGAAGAGGCAATTAATTTCGCTCTCGATAGTAACTATACCTCGATAAACGCACGTCGTGATATTGCCAAAGCCATAAAACAAAAATGGGAAACCACTGCCTCTGGACTCCCTCAAATTGACGGAAATATAAGTTACAATAATAATTTAAAACAGCCTGTAACTCTTATTCCGGCAGAGTTTGGTGGCGGTGAATCAGGAACATATATCCCTCTAAAATTCGGAACCAAACAGAGTGCGAATGCCGTCGCAACTTTAAACCAATTAATATTCGACGGTAGTTATCTAGTTGGACTCAAAGCGGCAAAAACATTTTTGAATTATTCTGAAAATGCCAATGAGAAAACTCGTTTGGAAGTAAGAAAGGGGGTAATCAATTCATACGGAAGTGTGCTCCTCGCCGAAGAACTTGTTGGAATCTTTGAAAAGAATAAGACCAATCTTGATAAAAACCTAAAAGAGACAAGAGCTATTTTTGAGAATGGACTAACCGAAGAAGAAAGTGTAGAGCAATTGGAAATAACACTTCTCGATGTAGAAACAGAGTTAAGTAATGCTCGCAGAAGTTACGCTATAGCGAAGCAAATGCTCAATCTTTCTTTAGGCATAGGTGTTGAGATTCCTGTTACCTTAACCGATGATCTTGACGAATTGGCCAGGCAAAATGTTAGCCTTGCCTTAATGGATGCATCGCTTTCACTTGATGATAACGTAGATTACAAAATAGCAAACAATTTGGTCAGCCAGCGATTTTTGGAAATGCAACTGGAAAAAAGCAAAGCTCTTCCTAGTCTTTCGGCTTTTGTAAACTATGGAACCTCCGCCAATAGTGAAACTTTCAGTTTCTTCAATGGAGACCAAAAATGGTATCAATCCTCAATTTTCGGAGTTAGTATGCACATACCAATTTTTAGTAGTGGCATGCGGAGTGCATCCACTCAACGCCATAAAATAGCTTTGGATCAGGCAAAGACGGATTTGGAACAAACTAAGGAGCAGATAAGATTGAACTTGACTTCTGCACGAAGCAACTATCAATTCGCAATCGACAATCTAGAGAATTCAAAGAAAAACCTACAATTGGCAGAGCGGATTGAAATTAAAAACCAGGTAAAGTTTACGGAGGGGCTATCCAGCAGTTTCGACCTGCGCCAGGCGCAAACGCAGCTATATACCGCACAGCAAATGTATTTTCGCGCAATGCTTAATGTGATTAACGAAAAGGCCAATCTGGAAACCGTCCTTAATATTCCGGAGTTGCGAATTGACCATAAAAATATTGATTAA
- the aspS gene encoding aspartate--tRNA ligase: protein MYRTHNNGQLRAADINKEVTLSGWVQRTRDKGFMMWVDLRDRYGITQLIFDADRTSKELFEKASSLGREFVIQVTGTVIERQSKNPNLPTGDVEILVSELIILNESQTPPFTIEDETDGGEDLRMKYRYLDIRRNPVRENLIFRHKVAIAVRNYLSDKGFIEVETPYLIKSTPEGARDFVVPSRMNEGQFYALPQSPQTFKQLLMVAGMDKYFQIVKCFRDEDLRADRQPEFTQIDCEMAFVDQEDILNAFEGLTKHLLREINGIEVTDFPRMTYDDAMAKYGNDKPDIRFGMEFGELNEVTQHKDFSVFNQAELVVGIAVPGGNKFTRKEIDKLTDWVKRPQVGALGMVYVRCNEDGSYKSSVDKFYTDEDLAEWARVTGAKPGDLICVLSGNKNKVRPQLSALRMHLAEELELRNPKEFAPLWVVDFPLLEWDEETQRYYAMHHPFTSPKPGQLELLESKPGEVKANAYDLVINGNEIGGGSIRIHDKETQSKMFDYLGFTPEEAKAQFGFLMDAFQYGAPPHGGIAFGLDRLVAILGGHETIRDYIAFPKNNSGRDVMIDAPAAIDKKQLEELHLKVQITK from the coding sequence ATGTACAGAACACACAATAACGGCCAACTTCGGGCAGCAGATATCAATAAAGAAGTAACACTTTCAGGATGGGTTCAACGTACTCGTGACAAGGGTTTTATGATGTGGGTGGATCTTCGGGACCGCTATGGCATTACACAATTAATTTTTGATGCTGATCGCACTTCGAAAGAGTTGTTTGAAAAAGCTTCCAGTTTGGGCCGTGAATTTGTTATTCAAGTTACCGGAACCGTCATTGAGCGTCAATCAAAAAATCCCAATTTGCCAACAGGTGATGTTGAGATTCTGGTTTCAGAATTAATAATCCTGAATGAATCCCAAACCCCTCCTTTCACCATTGAAGATGAAACGGATGGCGGGGAGGATTTACGGATGAAATATCGGTACTTGGATATCCGCCGAAATCCCGTTCGCGAAAATTTGATTTTTCGTCATAAAGTTGCAATTGCGGTACGGAACTATCTTTCCGATAAAGGTTTTATTGAAGTGGAAACTCCATATTTGATTAAATCTACTCCAGAGGGCGCACGCGATTTTGTTGTTCCTTCCCGTATGAACGAAGGTCAATTTTATGCCCTTCCCCAGTCCCCACAAACATTCAAACAGTTGTTGATGGTTGCAGGAATGGATAAATATTTCCAGATAGTTAAATGTTTCCGCGATGAAGATTTGCGAGCCGACCGTCAGCCCGAATTTACACAGATTGACTGCGAAATGGCATTTGTAGATCAGGAAGATATTTTGAATGCTTTTGAAGGATTGACCAAGCATTTACTGAGAGAAATTAACGGCATTGAAGTAACCGATTTCCCCAGAATGACCTATGATGATGCGATGGCTAAATACGGAAATGACAAACCGGATATCCGTTTTGGAATGGAGTTTGGCGAACTGAACGAAGTGACCCAACATAAAGATTTCAGCGTATTTAATCAGGCGGAATTAGTTGTAGGAATAGCTGTTCCCGGAGGAAATAAATTCACTAGAAAAGAAATTGACAAACTTACAGATTGGGTTAAGCGTCCACAAGTGGGAGCCTTGGGAATGGTTTATGTTCGATGCAATGAAGACGGTAGTTATAAATCCTCCGTGGATAAATTTTATACCGACGAAGATTTGGCAGAATGGGCGAGGGTTACGGGTGCAAAACCCGGGGATTTAATCTGCGTACTTTCTGGAAATAAAAACAAAGTTAGACCGCAATTAAGTGCTTTAAGAATGCACCTAGCGGAGGAATTAGAATTAAGAAATCCAAAAGAATTCGCTCCATTATGGGTGGTAGATTTCCCATTACTGGAATGGGATGAAGAAACCCAGCGGTATTATGCTATGCACCATCCCTTTACCTCACCAAAACCTGGCCAGCTTGAACTTTTAGAAAGTAAGCCTGGCGAAGTAAAAGCGAATGCATACGATTTGGTTATAAATGGGAATGAAATAGGTGGAGGTTCCATAAGAATCCATGATAAGGAAACACAGTCAAAAATGTTCGATTATCTTGGGTTTACTCCTGAAGAGGCAAAAGCTCAATTCGGGTTTTTAATGGATGCTTTCCAATATGGAGCGCCACCACACGGAGGAATCGCCTTTGGACTCGACAGATTGGTAGCGATTCTCGGTGGACATGAAACCATTCGGGATTATATTGCCTTCCCAAAAAATAATTCCGGTCGGGACGTGATGATCGATGCTCCTGCAGCCATAGATAAAAAGCAGTTGGAAGAACTTCACTTAAAAGTTCAGATTACAAAATAA
- a CDS encoding cold-shock protein, with amino-acid sequence MEGTVKFFNESKGFGFITNDETGKDIFVHVTGLNGETIREGDRVEFVEEEGRKGRVAAQVRVIHD; translated from the coding sequence ATGGAAGGAACAGTAAAATTTTTTAATGAATCAAAAGGTTTTGGTTTTATTACCAACGACGAAACCGGCAAAGACATTTTCGTACACGTTACCGGCTTAAACGGCGAAACCATACGGGAAGGTGACCGAGTGGAATTTGTTGAGGAAGAAGGAAGAAAAGGACGTGTAGCAGCGCAAGTTCGCGTAATACATGACTAA
- a CDS encoding TetR/AcrR family transcriptional regulator translates to MKTKIIQKATSLFLKLGFKSVTMDDIADELAISKKTIYIHFKNKTALVKQCTFSILDRITNGIDKICSLDKNPIDELFEIKKFIMDELRNEESSPQYQLEKYYPEISKSLRQNQFDVMMKCTKRNIVRGIAMGLYRKNLDPEFIARVYFVGITGIRDQNLFPNQQFSTTYIADEYLEYHLRGIVTPQGLLSLNRFIKENQTDDE, encoded by the coding sequence ATGAAAACGAAAATTATACAGAAAGCCACGAGCCTTTTCTTAAAACTGGGTTTTAAAAGTGTAACTATGGACGATATTGCAGATGAATTGGCAATCTCGAAAAAAACGATTTACATCCATTTCAAAAACAAAACGGCTCTTGTAAAGCAATGTACCTTCTCAATTTTGGACCGTATAACAAATGGGATTGATAAGATTTGTTCGCTCGATAAAAACCCGATCGATGAACTCTTTGAAATCAAGAAGTTCATAATGGATGAACTTCGTAACGAGGAATCTTCTCCGCAATATCAACTTGAAAAATATTATCCTGAAATAAGCAAATCGTTGCGCCAAAATCAGTTTGACGTAATGATGAAATGCACAAAAAGAAACATTGTAAGAGGAATAGCTATGGGCTTATACCGGAAAAATCTGGATCCTGAATTTATCGCCCGCGTCTATTTTGTGGGAATTACGGGTATTAGGGACCAAAACCTTTTTCCGAACCAACAGTTTTCCACCACTTATATCGCCGATGAATACCTTGAATATCATTTACGCGGGATTGTAACACCACAAGGCTTATTGAGTCTAAACAGATTTATTAAAGAAAACCAAACCGATGATGAATAG
- a CDS encoding polyprenyl synthetase family protein — MEVLNKYNEALTVRLRSAVSKKEPKQLYEPIQYILSLGGKRIRPALTLMVCEFFGTEFKKAIPAALAVELFHNFSLMHDDIMDQAPLRRGKTSVHEKWDVNTAILSGDAMLILAYRYFEDYEPRIFQELAKLFSETALQVCEGQQFDMDFETREDVQVVEYIQMIEQKTAVLLGAAMKMGAIVADASEEDKEIMYQFGKNLGIAFQLQDDYLDVFGNPETFGKQVGGDIIANKKTFLYLIAEKKGSKAQTKELAHLFTINPVEPKGKIDTVTKIFRDSKADEASRMEIEKFSKKAYALLDKVNIPEDKKELLRKFGENLMQRDV, encoded by the coding sequence ATGGAGGTTTTGAATAAATATAATGAGGCTCTTACAGTTCGGCTTCGCTCAGCAGTGTCAAAAAAAGAGCCCAAACAACTTTATGAGCCTATACAATATATTTTATCCTTGGGAGGTAAGCGGATCAGACCAGCTCTTACGCTAATGGTATGTGAGTTCTTTGGGACCGAATTTAAAAAGGCAATTCCCGCTGCTCTGGCCGTTGAACTGTTTCATAATTTTTCGTTGATGCATGACGATATCATGGACCAAGCACCCTTACGAAGAGGGAAAACTTCAGTTCACGAAAAGTGGGATGTCAATACGGCAATCTTATCTGGGGATGCGATGTTGATATTGGCATATAGATATTTTGAGGATTACGAACCTCGGATTTTCCAAGAATTAGCTAAGCTTTTTAGCGAAACCGCATTGCAGGTTTGCGAAGGACAACAATTCGATATGGATTTTGAAACCAGGGAAGATGTGCAGGTGGTAGAATACATTCAAATGATTGAGCAGAAAACTGCCGTATTGTTGGGAGCAGCCATGAAAATGGGCGCGATTGTGGCGGATGCTTCAGAGGAGGATAAGGAAATAATGTACCAATTTGGGAAAAATCTCGGAATTGCTTTTCAGCTTCAGGATGATTATCTCGATGTCTTTGGAAATCCAGAAACTTTTGGAAAACAGGTAGGAGGGGACATCATCGCAAACAAAAAGACGTTTTTATACCTTATAGCGGAAAAGAAAGGATCGAAAGCACAGACGAAAGAACTCGCGCATCTTTTCACCATAAATCCAGTAGAACCAAAAGGCAAGATCGACACGGTCACCAAAATCTTTAGGGATTCTAAGGCCGATGAAGCTTCCCGAATGGAAATTGAAAAGTTCAGTAAGAAAGCTTATGCTTTATTGGACAAAGTGAATATTCCCGAAGATAAAAAGGAACTTCTCCGAAAGTTTGGCGAAAATTTAATGCAGCGCGATGTTTAG
- a CDS encoding alpha-ketoglutarate decarboxylase, whose product MKKMKFRHIRNFLIATIFLISFYNVSGQDFNSHVRYGGGIGLSFGNGTFSGSLSPSAIYQFDKSFALGVGLNVGYNSWKNHYSSTVLGGSLIGLYNVIPEIQLSAELEELHVSRKYEYDGGNFREDFWYPALYLGAGFRTGNFTMGIRYDVLYDRDKSIYAEPYAPFVRIYF is encoded by the coding sequence ATGAAAAAGATGAAATTCAGACATATCCGCAATTTTTTAATTGCAACTATTTTTTTGATATCCTTCTATAATGTTAGTGGACAAGACTTCAATTCGCACGTAAGGTATGGAGGAGGAATTGGCCTCAGTTTTGGCAATGGAACGTTTAGCGGTTCCCTTTCTCCCAGTGCAATATATCAGTTTGATAAAAGCTTTGCGTTGGGAGTTGGTTTAAATGTGGGATATAATAGCTGGAAAAACCATTATTCCTCCACCGTGCTTGGAGGAAGCCTGATTGGACTTTATAATGTAATTCCGGAAATCCAGCTTTCGGCAGAATTGGAGGAACTCCATGTAAGTAGAAAATACGAGTACGATGGAGGCAATTTTAGGGAAGATTTCTGGTACCCAGCATTATATTTAGGTGCAGGATTTCGCACTGGCAATTTTACGATGGGCATAAGATATGATGTTCTCTATGACAGGGATAAAAGTATTTATGCCGAACCTTATGCACCTTTTGTAAGGATTTATTTCTAA
- a CDS encoding efflux RND transporter periplasmic adaptor subunit has protein sequence MKKIILLLITVVALASCGNDNKSVDAVIDSGNISDIKAKRTELNQKQRDLKSDLDKLNAYIDSHEKEERPVLITAEIVRDTIFKHYVEVQGNVETDQNIVLNAEYSGILTDIYVKEGQKVIKGQRLAKIDDGGLSSQVAQQEAQMALAKTTFERQERLWDQKIGSEIQYLQAKTNYEAAKNANRQLQSQLSKTVITAPFSGFVDNVISDPGQVVVPGQTPIIRLVNLNNMYVKASIPETYLKNIHDGTQVIVNLASINEEFTGTVKQVGKYINPNNRSFEIKVEIPNKDGLVKPNMIATVKVNDYESQKSITVPENILQENSAGETIAYLYKPINDSIGEAKRIFIETGLSYSNHTEVKSGLKVGDTLIMEGAKTIRDGQRVTIKN, from the coding sequence ATGAAAAAAATAATCCTACTCCTAATAACCGTCGTTGCACTCGCCTCTTGTGGTAATGACAACAAATCGGTGGATGCTGTAATAGATTCGGGAAATATTTCGGATATAAAAGCAAAACGTACGGAACTCAACCAAAAGCAACGTGATTTGAAAAGTGACTTAGATAAACTTAATGCCTATATCGATTCCCACGAAAAAGAAGAACGTCCAGTACTAATTACCGCTGAAATTGTTAGGGATACCATCTTTAAACATTATGTCGAGGTCCAGGGAAATGTGGAAACGGACCAAAACATTGTACTGAATGCCGAATATTCTGGTATTCTCACTGATATCTATGTAAAGGAAGGCCAGAAAGTTATAAAAGGACAGCGACTTGCCAAAATTGACGACGGTGGACTTTCAAGCCAAGTGGCACAACAGGAAGCTCAAATGGCTTTGGCTAAAACAACTTTTGAGCGGCAGGAACGTCTTTGGGACCAAAAGATTGGTTCCGAGATTCAATATCTCCAAGCAAAGACCAACTATGAAGCCGCAAAAAATGCCAATCGACAATTGCAGTCCCAATTGTCTAAAACTGTAATCACAGCTCCTTTTAGCGGTTTTGTGGACAATGTAATTTCAGATCCAGGTCAAGTAGTCGTGCCTGGACAAACGCCAATTATCAGATTGGTAAACCTGAACAATATGTATGTGAAAGCCTCAATTCCTGAAACTTATTTAAAGAACATTCATGATGGTACACAGGTAATAGTCAATTTAGCTTCAATTAATGAAGAGTTCACAGGAACTGTAAAACAGGTAGGTAAATACATTAATCCCAACAATCGTAGTTTTGAGATCAAAGTGGAGATTCCGAATAAGGATGGCTTAGTAAAACCAAATATGATTGCCACCGTAAAGGTTAATGACTATGAATCTCAAAAATCCATTACCGTTCCCGAGAACATTCTTCAGGAAAATTCTGCTGGTGAAACAATCGCATACCTTTATAAACCGATAAACGATTCCATTGGAGAAGCAAAACGCATATTTATCGAGACGGGATTATCGTATTCCAACCACACCGAGGTAAAATCTGGTTTAAAAGTTGGTGACACCCTGATTATGGAAGGCGCCAAAACCATCAGGGATGGGCAACGAGTAACTATCAAAAACTAA
- a CDS encoding nucleoside deaminase gives MIQPYDDNYFMKRALQEAEMAYEKKEVPIGAVIVINNQIIARAHNLTETLNDVTAHAEMQAITAASNFLGGKYLNNCILYVTIEPCQMCAGALFWSQISKIIYGARDEQRGCISMGTQLHPKTVMTGGILAEEASQLLKKFFIEKRNLN, from the coding sequence ATCATTCAACCTTACGACGATAATTATTTTATGAAAAGAGCTCTTCAGGAAGCTGAAATGGCTTACGAAAAAAAAGAGGTACCTATTGGGGCTGTAATCGTTATCAACAATCAAATTATTGCCCGAGCTCATAATCTTACGGAGACTTTGAACGATGTTACTGCCCACGCGGAAATGCAGGCCATAACCGCTGCCTCCAATTTCTTGGGAGGAAAGTATCTGAACAATTGTATTCTATATGTTACAATCGAACCTTGTCAAATGTGTGCAGGTGCCTTGTTCTGGAGTCAGATTTCAAAAATTATTTATGGAGCTAGGGACGAACAGCGGGGATGTATCTCGATGGGGACCCAGCTTCATCCAAAAACGGTAATGACAGGTGGTATCCTGGCCGAAGAAGCGTCGCAATTGCTAAAAAAGTTTTTTATTGAAAAACGGAACCTAAATTAA
- a CDS encoding efflux RND transporter permease subunit: protein MSKNPYKEFSISSWAIDNKMTVYVIMAIILFLGVFAYYSMPREAFPEIIETKIYVSSINPGNSAEDVEKFITEPLEEEFRGVAGVKEITSTTLQDYSTIIVEFEETVAIPIAKQRIKDKVDQVKAETTWPVLTNGAKVEPNVFELNFSEEFPILNINLTGDYPIQQLKDYAKYLQDKIELLPEIKEATIRGVDDKEVEVAVDLYRMSASQVSFNDIINAIKGENVTISGGNIITHGVQKNIRITGEMKDPQELEKVVVKRDDGIIFLKDIASIKFQEKDPTTYAREYGKPVVMLDIKKRAGKNMIEAVEQIKTLLAAEQENYLPESLDITLTNDQSIKTANQVNDLVNNIIFGVILVVLVLMFFLGFRNALFVGFAIPLSMLMSLSILSAFGFTLNTMVLFGLVMGLGMLVDNGIVVVENVYSLMSEGMTRRKAAKQGMGEIAWPIIASTATTLAAFFPLGLWPGTIGKFMIYFPITLSVVLTSSLFVALIINSVLTSEFMKVEEEPVAKKKLIRWSLIILGVGILLLVAGFIMDVAALRGFGNLAILSAIMLWFYKYVLAGAVEYFQYKSLRQLEDAYEKTLAFALRGKKAYVFLFSTIALLIFSFILVGIIKPKVLFFPENQPNQIITYIEYPQGTDIEKTNELTKKVEERIYDVISKYDDNGYNYMVESAISQVGQGAGNPMTDGGQGSDMPQKGKVTLSMRDYQLRRGVKSSDVLEEVRNAVKGFPGASIIVEKDAAGPPVGYPINLELSGDDYDEMLRTAENLRTFIEGSGIAGIEELKIDVNKNKPEMNVSVDREKAGLVGISTGQIGQTLRRAIFGEEASTYKEDDEDYEINVRLAPEYRYDESVLFNQPITFRNNQGKIVQVPISSVVTKNNTASFSSIKRKNLKRTITLYSNVLGGYNGTEIVNDLKTELQNYELPRDISLAFTGEQEKQADNMGFLMLALFFALGGILLILVAQFNSLSKPMIILSSVVLSLAGVFLGMVIFHMDFVIIMTMMGIISLAGIVVNNAIVLIDYTQILIDRKMFELEMDEDDMLTKRQYFELIVAGGKSRLRPVLLTAITTVLGLIPLAIGFNIDFFGLFTDYSPNIYIGGDNVIFWGPLAWTVIFGLTFATFLTLIVVPVMFYLVLRVKIKVRKKRRMKEITKIRARQATSSERLA, encoded by the coding sequence ATGAGCAAAAATCCGTATAAAGAATTTAGTATTTCCTCTTGGGCCATAGACAACAAGATGACTGTTTATGTGATTATGGCAATCATTCTGTTCTTAGGCGTATTTGCGTATTACAGTATGCCTCGTGAGGCCTTTCCGGAAATAATTGAAACCAAAATCTATGTGAGTTCCATTAATCCTGGAAACTCTGCCGAGGATGTGGAGAAATTTATCACAGAACCATTGGAAGAAGAATTTAGAGGCGTGGCAGGGGTTAAGGAGATTACTTCCACAACTTTGCAGGATTATAGCACCATAATAGTTGAGTTTGAAGAAACAGTTGCAATTCCCATTGCCAAACAACGAATCAAGGATAAGGTTGATCAGGTAAAAGCCGAGACCACATGGCCGGTTCTTACCAATGGTGCCAAGGTGGAACCTAATGTTTTTGAATTGAATTTCTCCGAGGAATTTCCGATTCTGAATATCAACTTAACCGGAGATTATCCCATTCAGCAGCTTAAAGATTATGCCAAATACCTTCAAGACAAAATAGAACTTCTTCCTGAAATTAAAGAAGCGACTATACGAGGTGTTGATGATAAAGAAGTTGAAGTGGCAGTGGACCTTTACAGGATGTCTGCTTCGCAGGTGAGTTTTAACGATATTATCAATGCGATAAAAGGTGAAAATGTAACCATTTCAGGTGGAAATATTATCACCCATGGAGTCCAGAAAAATATTCGGATTACCGGTGAAATGAAAGATCCCCAAGAACTGGAAAAAGTGGTTGTAAAAAGAGATGACGGGATTATATTTTTAAAGGATATAGCTTCAATAAAATTCCAAGAGAAGGATCCAACTACCTATGCGCGGGAATACGGAAAGCCAGTGGTAATGCTGGACATTAAAAAGAGGGCAGGGAAAAATATGATTGAAGCGGTTGAACAGATTAAAACACTTTTGGCCGCTGAACAGGAAAATTATCTTCCAGAATCTTTGGATATCACCCTAACAAATGACCAATCTATTAAGACTGCAAACCAAGTTAATGATTTGGTGAACAATATCATTTTTGGGGTAATCCTGGTGGTTCTGGTTTTAATGTTTTTCTTGGGATTCCGAAATGCACTTTTTGTTGGTTTTGCCATTCCACTCTCCATGTTAATGTCACTATCCATTCTATCCGCTTTTGGTTTTACGCTGAATACCATGGTACTTTTCGGATTGGTGATGGGTCTGGGGATGTTGGTAGATAATGGGATTGTGGTAGTTGAGAACGTGTACAGTTTAATGAGCGAAGGCATGACCCGCCGTAAAGCAGCTAAACAAGGAATGGGCGAAATCGCTTGGCCCATCATTGCTTCCACCGCTACCACCCTAGCTGCCTTTTTCCCATTGGGACTTTGGCCAGGAACCATTGGAAAATTTATGATTTATTTCCCAATAACACTTTCTGTTGTGCTCACATCCTCACTTTTTGTGGCACTGATAATAAATTCGGTGCTTACTTCAGAATTTATGAAAGTGGAGGAAGAACCAGTTGCAAAGAAAAAACTTATAAGATGGAGCCTAATCATCTTGGGTGTCGGTATTCTATTACTGGTCGCAGGATTCATAATGGATGTGGCGGCGCTACGCGGATTTGGAAATCTTGCGATTCTCAGTGCCATAATGTTGTGGTTTTATAAATATGTATTGGCAGGAGCTGTAGAGTACTTCCAGTATAAATCATTAAGACAATTAGAAGACGCTTATGAAAAAACTCTCGCCTTCGCTCTTCGGGGGAAAAAGGCTTATGTGTTTTTATTCTCAACCATTGCCTTATTGATCTTTTCCTTTATTTTAGTTGGAATCATTAAACCAAAAGTACTTTTTTTCCCAGAAAACCAACCCAATCAGATAATTACTTATATCGAATATCCACAGGGAACAGATATTGAAAAGACAAATGAACTAACTAAAAAAGTAGAAGAGCGTATTTACGATGTTATCTCAAAATATGATGATAACGGCTACAATTACATGGTCGAGAGTGCCATTTCGCAGGTAGGTCAAGGTGCTGGAAACCCCATGACAGATGGGGGACAAGGCAGTGATATGCCCCAGAAAGGAAAAGTAACGCTATCAATGCGCGATTATCAGCTAAGACGTGGCGTAAAAAGTAGCGATGTTCTTGAAGAAGTTCGAAATGCAGTCAAAGGTTTCCCCGGCGCTTCCATTATTGTTGAAAAAGATGCAGCCGGTCCACCAGTGGGATATCCTATAAACCTTGAATTGAGCGGAGATGATTATGACGAAATGCTCCGCACTGCGGAGAATTTACGGACCTTTATTGAAGGCTCCGGAATTGCAGGTATTGAGGAACTTAAAATAGACGTAAACAAAAACAAACCAGAAATGAACGTGTCCGTAGATCGGGAAAAGGCTGGGCTTGTCGGAATCTCTACGGGACAAATAGGCCAAACTCTTCGTCGTGCAATTTTTGGGGAAGAAGCATCTACCTATAAGGAAGATGACGAGGATTACGAAATAAACGTCCGCTTGGCTCCCGAATATCGATATGATGAAAGTGTACTTTTCAACCAACCTATCACCTTTAGAAACAATCAAGGAAAAATTGTTCAAGTTCCTATTTCCTCTGTAGTTACTAAAAATAATACGGCGTCCTTCAGTTCCATTAAAAGAAAAAATTTAAAACGCACAATCACTCTTTATTCCAATGTTTTGGGAGGTTATAACGGAACCGAAATCGTAAATGATTTAAAAACCGAACTTCAGAATTATGAACTTCCGAGAGATATTTCTCTGGCCTTTACAGGAGAACAAGAAAAACAGGCAGACAATATGGGCTTCCTGATGTTGGCGTTATTCTTCGCACTAGGTGGTATTTTGTTGATCTTGGTAGCGCAATTCAATTCCCTATCAAAACCTATGATAATCCTGTCCTCGGTAGTCCTGAGTCTGGCTGGAGTATTTTTGGGAATGGTTATATTCCACATGGATTTTGTTATCATTATGACGATGATGGGGATTATTTCCTTGGCGGGAATTGTAGTTAACAATGCCATTGTACTTATTGATTATACCCAGATTTTAATAGATAGAAAAATGTTCGAACTGGAAATGGATGAAGACGACATGCTCACCAAACGCCAGTATTTTGAACTAATAGTAGCTGGTGGAAAATCTCGTTTGCGTCCCGTTCTTCTTACCGCCATCACAACCGTGTTAGGTCTTATACCTTTAGCAATAGGTTTCAACATCGATTTCTTTGGGTTATTCACAGATTACAGCCCCAATATTTATATTGGTGGGGACAACGTAATTTTCTGGGGACCTCTAGCCTGGACCGTTATTTTCGGACTAACCTTTGCAACCTTCTTAACTTTAATCGTAGTTCCGGTAATGTTCTACTTGGTATTGCGCGTCAAAATTAAAGTTAGGAAAAAACGTAGAATGAAGGAGATAACAAAAATAAGAGCTCGACAGGCGACAAGTAGCGAAAGACTAGCTTAA